A portion of the Pseudarthrobacter defluvii genome contains these proteins:
- the metK gene encoding methionine adenosyltransferase, with protein sequence MTLPLHLPHTHGATPSALRLFTSESVTEGHPDKICDQISDAILDALLSADPESRVAVETMATTGLVHVAGEVTTDAYVEIPQIVRETILGIGYDSSANGFDGARCGVSVSIGQQSNDIAGGVFNSLEAREGRQEDDYDLQGAGDQGLMFGYASDETPSYMPTPIWLAHRLSERLTDVRKTGQLAYLRPDGKTQVTVGYDKDVPVSVETVVISSQHAEGASLEQLRADLAAVVIEPVLAAANLDISRAANILNPAGEFVIGGPVGDAGLTGRKIIVDTYGGMARHGGGAFSGKDPSKVDRSAAYAMRWVAKNVVAAGLAKRAEIQIAYAIGQARPVGTYVETFGTETVDPARISEAIAEIFDLRPRAIIDALDLKRPIYAKTAAHGHFGRDEPDFTWERLDRVDDLKAYFNA encoded by the coding sequence GTGACTTTACCGCTGCACCTTCCCCACACCCATGGGGCCACGCCCTCCGCGCTCCGGCTCTTCACGTCCGAGTCGGTCACTGAAGGCCATCCGGACAAGATCTGCGACCAGATCAGCGATGCCATCCTCGACGCGCTGCTGTCCGCCGACCCCGAGTCCCGCGTGGCCGTGGAGACCATGGCCACCACCGGCCTGGTGCATGTGGCCGGCGAAGTCACCACCGACGCCTACGTCGAAATCCCGCAGATTGTCCGCGAAACCATCCTGGGCATCGGGTACGACTCCTCGGCCAACGGGTTCGACGGCGCCCGCTGCGGCGTATCCGTTTCCATCGGCCAGCAGTCAAACGACATCGCCGGTGGCGTCTTCAACTCCCTCGAGGCCCGCGAGGGCCGCCAGGAGGACGACTACGACCTCCAGGGCGCCGGCGACCAGGGGCTGATGTTCGGTTACGCCAGCGACGAGACCCCGTCCTACATGCCCACCCCCATCTGGCTGGCCCACCGGCTTTCCGAACGCCTGACCGACGTCCGCAAGACCGGCCAACTGGCCTACCTCCGCCCGGACGGCAAGACCCAGGTCACCGTGGGCTATGACAAAGACGTTCCGGTATCCGTTGAGACCGTGGTGATTTCCAGCCAGCATGCCGAGGGTGCAAGCCTTGAGCAGCTGCGCGCCGACCTCGCCGCCGTCGTGATTGAACCGGTCCTCGCTGCCGCCAACCTGGATATTTCCCGCGCCGCCAACATCCTCAATCCCGCCGGTGAGTTCGTCATCGGCGGCCCCGTGGGCGACGCCGGCCTCACCGGCCGCAAGATCATCGTCGACACCTACGGCGGCATGGCACGCCACGGCGGCGGCGCCTTCTCCGGCAAGGATCCGTCCAAGGTGGACCGCTCCGCCGCGTATGCCATGCGCTGGGTCGCCAAGAACGTGGTGGCCGCAGGCCTGGCGAAGCGCGCCGAAATCCAGATCGCCTACGCCATCGGACAGGCGCGGCCGGTGGGAACCTACGTGGAGACTTTCGGCACCGAGACCGTGGATCCGGCCCGGATCAGCGAAGCCATTGCCGAGATCTTCGACCTCCGTCCCCGGGCCATCATCGACGCCCTGGACCTGAAGCGGCCCATCTATGCCAAGACAGCCGCCCACGGCCACTTCGGCCGGGATGAACCCGATTTCACCTGGGAGCGCCTGGACCGGGTTGACGATCTGAAGGCGTACTTCAACGCCTAA
- the gmk gene encoding guanylate kinase, with protein sequence MSKKPGLTVLAGPTAVGKGTVSTYIRDNYPEVWLSVSATTRAPRPGEVDGVHYFFKSKEEFEQLIAAGELLEWAVVHGQNTYGTLKSTVNRAIDEGRSVLLEIDLQGARQVKAAVPDAQFVFLAPPTWDEMVRRLVGRGTETPEEQQRRLETAKLELAAEPEFDHTVINDDVRRAADELVSLMGLTPHPHLPEPSAR encoded by the coding sequence GTGAGCAAGAAACCTGGACTGACAGTCCTCGCAGGTCCGACGGCTGTTGGCAAAGGCACCGTGTCCACCTACATCCGTGACAACTACCCCGAGGTGTGGCTTTCCGTCTCAGCCACCACCCGCGCGCCCCGGCCCGGGGAGGTGGACGGCGTTCACTACTTCTTCAAGTCCAAGGAGGAGTTCGAGCAGCTCATTGCGGCTGGTGAGCTCCTGGAATGGGCGGTTGTCCACGGCCAGAACACCTACGGCACCCTGAAGAGCACCGTCAACCGGGCCATCGACGAAGGCCGGTCCGTGCTGCTGGAGATCGACCTGCAGGGCGCCCGCCAGGTCAAGGCAGCCGTCCCGGACGCCCAGTTCGTCTTCCTCGCACCGCCCACCTGGGACGAAATGGTCCGCCGGCTGGTGGGCCGGGGCACGGAAACACCGGAAGAACAGCAGCGGCGCCTGGAAACCGCTAAACTGGAACTTGCTGCTGAACCGGAGTTCGACCACACCGTCATCAACGACGACGTCCGCCGGGCAGCGGACGAGCTTGTTTCACTCATGGGGCTGACACCGCATCCACACCTGCCGGAACCGTCAGCCCGCTAG
- a CDS encoding glycosyltransferase family 4 protein produces the protein MKIVIDARFTRTDHHDGISRYGASLIAATAKIADVSMLVSDVRQLALLPDVPYTLISSPLSPRELFVARTVNGIGADVVVCPMQTMGTWGRKYGLILTLHDLIYYEHPTPPGFLPGPVRLLWRLYHKAFWPQRLLLNRADIVATISRTTEALMAKYRLTRRPVRIIANAPQPAQEPRNPDDGTDKTIIYMGSFMPYKNVDTMVAGMAGLPGYTLHLLSRITPQRRAELEQIIPPGASVVFHNGVTDAEYDALLRRATALVSLSRAEGYGLPLVEAMALGTPVIASDIPIFREVGADAALYVDPESPKQFADAVARLQDDAHWQDMSRRSIARASEFSWDESARQLVDAAHEVMAKRRRT, from the coding sequence GTGAAGATTGTCATCGATGCACGTTTCACCCGCACCGACCACCACGACGGCATCAGCCGCTACGGAGCAAGCCTGATTGCTGCCACGGCGAAGATCGCCGACGTGTCCATGCTGGTCTCCGATGTCCGGCAACTGGCCCTCCTTCCGGACGTTCCGTACACGCTCATCAGCAGCCCGCTCTCCCCCCGTGAGCTGTTCGTCGCCCGGACGGTCAACGGCATCGGAGCGGACGTGGTGGTGTGCCCCATGCAGACCATGGGCACGTGGGGCCGCAAGTACGGCCTCATCCTTACGCTGCACGACCTCATCTACTACGAGCACCCCACTCCCCCGGGCTTCCTGCCCGGACCCGTGCGCCTGCTCTGGCGGCTATACCACAAGGCGTTCTGGCCGCAGCGCCTGCTCCTCAACCGCGCCGATATCGTGGCCACCATCAGCCGCACCACCGAGGCGCTGATGGCCAAGTACCGGCTGACGCGCCGGCCCGTGCGCATCATCGCCAACGCCCCGCAGCCGGCCCAGGAACCCCGCAACCCGGACGATGGTACTGACAAGACGATCATCTACATGGGCTCGTTCATGCCGTACAAGAACGTGGACACCATGGTGGCGGGCATGGCCGGCCTGCCCGGCTACACCCTGCACCTGCTCAGCCGCATAACGCCGCAGCGGCGCGCCGAGCTGGAACAAATCATCCCGCCGGGCGCCTCGGTGGTGTTCCACAACGGGGTGACGGATGCGGAGTATGACGCCCTGCTGCGGCGGGCCACCGCACTGGTGAGCCTCTCCAGGGCCGAGGGGTATGGGCTTCCCCTGGTCGAGGCCATGGCGCTTGGCACCCCGGTGATCGCCAGCGACATTCCGATTTTCCGGGAAGTTGGTGCGGACGCAGCGCTCTACGTGGACCCGGAGTCCCCGAAGCAATTCGCCGACGCGGTGGCGCGCCTGCAGGATGACGCGCACTGGCAGGACATGTCCCGGCGATCCATTGCGCGGGCAAGCGAATTCAGCTGGGACGAATCGGCACGCCAGCTGGTGGACGCGGCCCACGAAGTCATGGCGAAAAGGCGCCGGACCTAA
- the pyrF gene encoding orotidine-5'-phosphate decarboxylase: MPEQVPGTPAPSPGRESFGSRLGAAMAARGPLCVGIDPHPALLKSWGLDDDAAGLRRFSLTVLEAVAPLAAAVKPQVALYERHGSAGIAVLEEVLATARDESVLTIADAKRGDIGSTMAAYADAWLRDGSPLAADSVTLSPYLGFESLRPALDLAAGTGRGVFVLALTSNPEGASVQHVGGKDSVARRITAAAAAENSRYAESLGSVGLVVGATVGSALADLDLDLAAVRGPILAPGLGAQGATPADLRATFGAAYPLVLGTSSRDILSAGPQVRGLRNAALRTLEGLRGQ; this comes from the coding sequence ATGCCTGAGCAGGTTCCCGGCACGCCTGCACCCAGCCCCGGCCGGGAGTCCTTTGGCTCCCGGCTCGGCGCGGCCATGGCCGCGCGCGGCCCGCTGTGCGTCGGCATCGACCCGCACCCGGCGTTGTTGAAGAGCTGGGGTCTGGACGACGACGCCGCCGGGCTGAGGCGCTTTTCCCTCACTGTCCTGGAGGCGGTGGCTCCGCTCGCTGCCGCGGTCAAGCCGCAGGTGGCGCTGTACGAGCGCCATGGATCCGCGGGCATCGCGGTGCTGGAGGAGGTCCTGGCTACCGCACGGGATGAATCGGTTCTGACGATTGCCGACGCCAAGCGCGGAGACATCGGGTCCACCATGGCTGCCTACGCCGACGCCTGGCTCCGTGACGGGTCTCCGCTGGCGGCCGATTCCGTCACGCTCAGCCCTTACCTCGGCTTTGAGTCCTTGCGCCCCGCGCTCGACCTGGCGGCAGGGACCGGCCGCGGTGTCTTTGTGCTGGCCCTGACCTCCAACCCGGAGGGCGCCTCCGTCCAGCACGTGGGCGGAAAGGACTCCGTGGCCCGCAGGATCACGGCCGCAGCGGCTGCCGAGAACTCGCGGTATGCAGAAAGCCTGGGATCCGTGGGCCTGGTGGTGGGTGCCACCGTCGGGAGCGCCTTGGCGGACCTGGACCTGGATCTCGCGGCCGTGCGCGGCCCCATCCTGGCACCCGGGCTCGGGGCGCAGGGGGCTACGCCGGCGGACCTTCGGGCCACCTTCGGTGCTGCCTACCCATTGGTCCTGGGAACGTCCAGCCGCGACATCCTGTCGGCGGGACCGCAGGTCCGTGGCTTGCGCAACGCTGCCCTGCGCACCCTGGAAGGGCTGCGGGGACAATAG
- a CDS encoding primosomal protein N' has translation MPGGVPLARRLPVARVLVESSLPHLDRPFDYAVPEPLDQAAQPGTRVKVKFNGQDLSGFLLERVEESDAGHTLVPLAKVVSPVQVLTPAVRDLATAVAARYAGTVSDVLRLAVPPRVAKLEKDYPDSLGAKEAFPAPEAAGTPAVSAWREYRTGAAFLRHLAGGGSPRAVVNPLQGYGPAGWPDLLAQASAAAYTSGRGSVLVVPDYRDLDRLEEALKRLVPAEAVARLTADNGPTPRYRNFLRLLAGTAKIAIGTRSAAFAPVQDLGLVACWDDGDDLHIEQRAPYAHAREVLLLRAEQEGAACLLAGHARSTEVQRLVEAGWAVPVETERGTLRRTVARVVSTADSFEQARDPLATLARLPHAAWQAAKEGLERGPVLVQVARAGYAPSLVCETCRAPARCAHCQGPLALGGTSALPQCRWCSTPAPDWRCSHCGGRRLRKGATGVLRTAEELGRAFPGTTVITSSGDQVKARVGAGKALVVATVGAEPVAEGGYAAALLLDGDSLLRRETLRAGEDTVRRWFNAAALVRPAPDKGLVVVTASDAAATGALLRWDPAGYAQRELSLRMELQLPPAVRIASVTGPRAAVEHYTGAVEADLARAGITLRTAGPAPLLLTAPPSGRRSAEDVRTLLFFPYGQAAAVVRVLRVTRAAVAAKRTTDPVQLRLDGVDVL, from the coding sequence ATGCCCGGCGGCGTTCCCCTCGCCCGGCGCCTGCCGGTGGCACGGGTCCTGGTTGAGTCCTCCCTGCCTCACCTGGACCGCCCATTCGACTATGCCGTCCCGGAGCCGCTGGACCAGGCTGCCCAGCCTGGAACCCGGGTGAAGGTCAAGTTCAATGGCCAGGACCTCAGCGGATTCCTCCTTGAGCGGGTTGAGGAGTCCGACGCCGGACACACCTTGGTTCCCTTGGCGAAGGTTGTGTCCCCGGTCCAGGTCCTCACGCCCGCCGTCAGGGACCTTGCCACCGCCGTTGCTGCCCGTTACGCCGGTACGGTCAGCGATGTCCTCCGCTTGGCGGTGCCCCCGCGGGTGGCCAAGCTGGAAAAGGACTACCCCGACTCGCTGGGTGCAAAGGAGGCGTTTCCTGCGCCCGAAGCTGCCGGAACCCCCGCCGTTTCCGCCTGGCGTGAGTACCGCACAGGTGCTGCGTTCCTGCGGCACCTGGCTGGCGGGGGATCGCCCCGCGCCGTCGTCAACCCCCTGCAGGGGTACGGTCCCGCGGGCTGGCCGGACCTGCTGGCCCAGGCCTCCGCTGCCGCCTACACCTCCGGTAGGGGCTCGGTGCTGGTGGTACCCGACTACCGGGACCTGGACCGGCTCGAGGAAGCGCTCAAAAGGCTGGTCCCGGCCGAGGCGGTGGCCCGGCTCACCGCCGACAACGGGCCCACCCCGCGGTACCGCAATTTCCTCCGACTCTTGGCCGGCACTGCGAAGATCGCCATCGGCACAAGGTCCGCCGCCTTCGCGCCTGTTCAGGACCTGGGGCTGGTGGCCTGCTGGGACGACGGCGACGATCTTCACATCGAGCAGCGCGCACCATACGCCCATGCCCGGGAGGTCCTGCTTCTGCGGGCCGAGCAGGAAGGCGCTGCCTGCCTGCTTGCAGGCCATGCCCGCAGCACCGAAGTGCAGCGGTTGGTGGAAGCCGGCTGGGCCGTCCCGGTCGAAACCGAGCGTGGAACCCTCCGCAGGACCGTTGCCCGCGTCGTCAGCACTGCCGACAGCTTCGAACAGGCGCGGGATCCACTGGCCACCCTCGCCCGCCTCCCGCACGCCGCGTGGCAGGCGGCCAAAGAAGGACTGGAGCGCGGCCCTGTGCTGGTGCAGGTGGCCAGGGCAGGCTATGCGCCCTCGCTGGTATGCGAAACGTGCCGTGCACCGGCTCGCTGCGCCCACTGCCAGGGACCCCTGGCGCTGGGTGGAACATCAGCGCTGCCGCAGTGCCGCTGGTGTTCCACCCCGGCACCGGACTGGAGGTGTTCCCACTGTGGGGGCAGGCGGCTGCGCAAGGGCGCCACCGGGGTTCTGCGCACTGCCGAGGAGCTTGGCCGAGCATTTCCCGGCACCACAGTCATCACGTCCTCCGGCGACCAGGTGAAGGCCAGGGTGGGGGCGGGCAAGGCGCTGGTGGTGGCCACCGTCGGCGCCGAACCTGTCGCAGAGGGCGGTTATGCTGCTGCCCTGCTCCTGGACGGCGATTCCCTGCTCCGCCGCGAAACCCTCCGTGCAGGAGAAGACACCGTGCGGCGCTGGTTCAATGCTGCAGCGCTGGTCCGTCCCGCCCCGGACAAGGGGCTGGTGGTGGTTACGGCCTCGGACGCGGCAGCAACCGGCGCCCTGCTGCGGTGGGACCCGGCAGGTTACGCCCAGCGCGAGCTGTCCCTCCGGATGGAGCTGCAACTGCCGCCGGCTGTGCGGATTGCTTCCGTGACGGGGCCGCGGGCTGCCGTGGAACACTACACCGGTGCCGTGGAAGCCGACCTCGCACGCGCCGGCATAACGCTGCGCACTGCGGGCCCGGCGCCGCTGCTGCTGACTGCACCGCCCTCCGGCAGGCGCTCAGCCGAAGACGTACGGACCCTGCTGTTCTTCCCTTACGGCCAGGCGGCCGCCGTCGTCCGCGTCCTCAGGGTCACCCGGGCAGCCGTAGCAGCCAAACGGACCACCGACCCGGTGCAGCTCCGCCTCGACGGTGTCGACGTGCTTTAG
- a CDS encoding alpha/beta fold hydrolase codes for MDTVNPETSPAPKYLSPGLAARTSASTVILDGGTVAFWTYQPLEETPDTRTILVVHGFRGDHHGLLRVADQLPDMRIIMPDLPGFGSSDAFVQDAHSVERYGQFITDFMASQGLGPDTVLLGHSFGSIVASHFAANNPDAVKPLILVNPIAAPALEGPKGVMTRLAVLYYRLAARLPRKPGLALLRNPLIVRVMSETMAKTRDMELRAFIHGQHHAYFSSFADRDSLLESFTASVSNHVAEVAERLELPVLLIAGEKDEIATLPNQHRLLALLPDGQLKVIPGVGHLIHYETPEPAARYIRSFLKDHPA; via the coding sequence GGCCTCGCCGCCCGCACGTCCGCCTCCACGGTGATCCTCGACGGCGGAACGGTGGCCTTCTGGACCTACCAGCCCCTCGAAGAGACGCCGGATACCCGGACCATCCTGGTGGTCCATGGATTCCGCGGCGACCACCACGGGCTCCTGCGCGTCGCGGACCAGCTCCCGGACATGCGCATCATCATGCCGGACCTGCCCGGCTTTGGCAGTTCAGACGCCTTTGTCCAGGACGCGCACTCAGTGGAGCGTTACGGGCAGTTCATCACCGATTTCATGGCGTCCCAGGGCCTGGGACCGGACACCGTGCTGCTGGGACATTCCTTCGGCTCCATCGTGGCGTCACACTTCGCAGCCAACAACCCGGATGCCGTAAAGCCCCTGATCCTGGTCAACCCCATCGCCGCCCCGGCGCTGGAAGGACCCAAAGGCGTGATGACCCGGCTGGCCGTGCTCTACTACCGGCTGGCGGCACGCCTCCCCCGGAAGCCGGGCCTGGCGCTTTTGCGCAATCCGCTGATCGTGCGGGTGATGAGCGAAACCATGGCCAAGACGCGCGACATGGAGCTGCGCGCCTTCATTCATGGCCAGCACCACGCCTATTTCAGTTCCTTCGCCGACCGGGACAGCCTGCTGGAGTCCTTCACCGCCTCCGTCAGCAACCATGTGGCAGAGGTGGCCGAACGCCTGGAACTTCCCGTGCTGCTGATCGCCGGCGAAAAAGACGAAATTGCCACCCTTCCCAACCAGCACCGCCTCCTGGCCCTGCTGCCGGACGGGCAGCTGAAGGTGATACCCGGCGTCGGACACCTGATCCACTACGAAACGCCGGAACCGGCCGCCCGCTACATCCGCAGCTTCCTGAAGGACCACCCCGCGTGA
- the rpoZ gene encoding DNA-directed RNA polymerase subunit omega: MSTNLEGIINPPIDSLLEAADSKYGLVIFGAKRARQINAYYAQLHEGLFEYVGPLVDTKLNEKSLSIALREINEGKLVSTPIEAAE, translated from the coding sequence GTGTCCACGAACCTTGAAGGCATCATCAACCCGCCGATCGACTCGCTGCTCGAAGCAGCCGACTCCAAGTACGGCCTGGTGATCTTCGGTGCCAAGCGCGCTCGTCAGATCAACGCCTACTACGCCCAGCTGCACGAGGGCCTGTTCGAATACGTCGGACCCCTGGTCGACACCAAGCTGAACGAAAAGTCGCTCTCGATCGCACTGCGCGAGATCAACGAAGGCAAGCTGGTCTCCACGCCGATCGAAGCCGCAGAGTAA
- the mihF gene encoding integration host factor, actinobacterial type, with protein MVLRPLSASERADALGKAAAARATRAAAKESLRNGDRSAADIISSALEDDALARMKVSELLEALPGIGKVRAAAIMQQLGIATSRRVRGLGVHQRRALVDFIDEH; from the coding sequence ATGGTCCTGCGACCCTTATCTGCGTCTGAACGGGCCGATGCCCTGGGCAAGGCGGCAGCAGCCAGGGCCACCCGGGCCGCCGCCAAGGAAAGCCTTCGGAACGGCGACAGGTCCGCGGCGGACATCATCAGTTCGGCCCTGGAGGACGACGCTTTGGCCCGGATGAAAGTCTCCGAGCTGCTTGAAGCCCTTCCCGGCATCGGGAAGGTACGGGCGGCGGCGATCATGCAGCAGCTGGGTATTGCAACGTCCCGCAGGGTCAGGGGCCTGGGCGTCCACCAGCGCCGGGCGCTGGTAGATTTTATAGACGAGCATTGA
- the coaBC gene encoding bifunctional phosphopantothenoylcysteine decarboxylase/phosphopantothenate--cysteine ligase CoaBC, which produces MRIVLGVGGGIAAYKVASLLRLFTEAGHDVTVIPTEASTRFIGTATWEALSGNPVSNSVFDDVHLVNHVRLGHEADLVVVAPATADLLAKAATGQAGDLLTNTLLMAHGPVLFAPAMHTEMWQHAATRANVETLRSRGAAVLEPASGRLTGADSGPGRLPEPQLIFDAAMALVQGQSNYQLPLAGRTVTISAGGTREPLDPVRFLGNRSSGKQGVALAVAARNAGATVRLLAAHMDVPPPAGVEVVRVETALQLREAALAAAAGSDVVIMSAAVADFRPAEVSDTKIKKRDDTADPVVTLVRNPDILQELVEQRNAGYAQSGQLIVGFAAETGDSQGDVLAYAEAKLQRKGCDLLVVNHVGTDKVFGQDSNSVVILSRSGSEPQEASGSKTEVSEAIISRISFELNHIASN; this is translated from the coding sequence GTGCGCATAGTCCTCGGAGTCGGGGGAGGGATCGCCGCCTACAAGGTGGCATCGCTCCTCCGGCTTTTTACTGAAGCCGGCCATGACGTCACCGTGATCCCCACGGAGGCGTCCACCCGCTTCATCGGAACCGCCACCTGGGAGGCGCTGTCCGGCAACCCCGTGAGCAACAGCGTCTTCGACGACGTGCACCTGGTCAACCACGTCCGGCTTGGCCACGAGGCCGACCTCGTGGTGGTGGCACCCGCCACGGCAGACCTCCTGGCGAAAGCTGCCACGGGCCAGGCCGGGGACCTGCTCACCAACACGCTGCTGATGGCACACGGCCCCGTGCTGTTCGCCCCCGCCATGCACACGGAGATGTGGCAGCACGCCGCCACCCGCGCCAACGTCGAAACCCTGCGCTCCCGCGGCGCCGCCGTCCTGGAACCCGCCTCCGGCCGGTTGACCGGCGCAGACTCAGGACCGGGAAGGCTGCCCGAGCCCCAGCTGATCTTCGACGCAGCCATGGCACTGGTCCAGGGACAGTCCAACTACCAGCTCCCGCTTGCCGGCCGCACCGTGACCATCAGCGCCGGCGGCACCCGCGAACCGCTGGACCCTGTACGCTTCCTCGGCAACCGGTCGTCCGGCAAGCAGGGCGTGGCCCTGGCGGTCGCCGCCCGGAACGCAGGCGCCACCGTGCGGCTGCTTGCCGCCCACATGGACGTTCCACCGCCGGCAGGCGTGGAAGTCGTCCGCGTGGAAACTGCCCTGCAACTCCGCGAGGCCGCACTGGCTGCCGCTGCCGGGTCCGACGTCGTCATCATGTCCGCAGCCGTAGCCGACTTCCGCCCCGCCGAGGTCTCGGACACCAAGATCAAAAAGCGCGACGACACTGCTGATCCCGTCGTTACCCTGGTCCGCAACCCGGACATCCTGCAGGAACTCGTGGAGCAGCGGAATGCGGGCTATGCCCAATCCGGGCAGCTGATCGTAGGATTCGCAGCCGAGACCGGGGACAGCCAGGGGGACGTACTGGCCTATGCGGAGGCAAAACTGCAGCGGAAAGGCTGCGACCTGCTGGTGGTCAACCACGTGGGCACGGACAAAGTCTTCGGGCAGGACTCCAATTCGGTGGTCATCCTTTCGCGCTCAGGCTCCGAACCACAGGAGGCCTCGGGATCCAAAACCGAGGTTTCGGAAGCCATCATCAGCCGCATCAGTTTCGAACTGAACCACATTGCCTCAAACTGA